A genomic region of Drosophila kikkawai strain 14028-0561.14 chromosome X, DkikHiC1v2, whole genome shotgun sequence contains the following coding sequences:
- the sws gene encoding neuropathy target esterase sws isoform X4, which produces MDILEMLRASATGSYNTLFSDAWCVYVSQQIHATMYLFLFVLIPTFLLFAWCIYFKRIARVRLRDEIANSLSAVTSSGGDLRGLRFRKRDKMLFYGRRMLRKMKNVSGQMYSSGKGYKRRAVMRFARRILQLRRDNMPLEMRTVEPPAEYLEETIEGSDRVPPDALYMLQSIRIFGHFEKPVFLRLCKHTQLLQLMAGDYLFKITDPDDSVYIVQSGMINVYISNADGSTLSLKTVRKGESVTSLLSFIDVLSGNPSYYKTVTAKAIEKSVVIRLPMQAFEEVFQDNPDVMIRVIQVIMIRLQRVLFTALRNYLGLNAELVQNHMRYKSNAMMSGTIINSQSSQSSRQTAANVASAIPPSQLSVPPTTTATPATREAGAGVGRAHHSSSRHSREEHTLSDPNPNPEADQQTGASQIFSELHGEASSADVFHQHQQQSVGNLSTRRGSITQAGPASPLEGVHSAQSQQQQQPAPTPQSPSIDLRLVQSSAVESLRRELGLPEEDAHIIEPFVEVRELEPNVTLITEGNADDVCIWFVMTGTLAVYQGNQDATRAKPDKSDMLIHFVHPGEIVGGLAMLTGEASAYTIRSRNNSRIAFIRRAAIYQIMRQRPRIVLDLGNGVVRRLSPLVRQCDYALDWIFLESGRAVYRQDESSDSTYIVLSGRMRSVITHSSGKKEIVGEYGKGDLVGIVEMITETSRTTTVMAVRDSELAKLPEGLFNAIKLRYPIVVTRLISFLSHRFLGSMQTRSGSGAPGAPVEANPVTHKYSTVALVPITDEVPMTTFTYELYHSLCAIGPVLRLTSDVVRKQLGPNIFEAANEYRMTSWLAQQEDRNIITLYQCDNSLSAWTQRCMRQADVILIVGLGDRSHLVGKFEREIDRLAMRTQKELVLLYPETTNAKPANTLSWLNARPWVTKHHHVQCVKRIFTRKSQYRINDLYSRVLLSEPNMHSDFSRLARWLTGNSIGLVLGGGGARGAAHIGMLKAIQEAGIPIDMVGGVSIGALMGALWCSERNTTIVTQKAREWSKKMTKWFLQLLDLTYPITSMFSGREFNKTIHDTFGDVSIEDLWIPYFTLTTDITASCHRVHTNVQKCIKYVA; this is translated from the exons ATGGATATCCTGGAGATGCTGCGCGCCAGCGCCACTGGCAGCTACAACACGCTCTTCTCGGACGCGTGGTGCGTATACGTTTCCCAGCAGATCCATGCAACG ATGTACCTGTTCTTGTTCGTGCTCATACCGACCTTCCTCCTGTTCGCCTGGTGCATATACTTCAAGCGAATCGCCCGCGTACGCCTGCGCGATGAGATTGCCAACTCGCTGAGCGCCGTCACCTCGTCCGGCGGGGACTTGCGCGGTCTACGCTTTCGGAAGCGTGACAAGATGCTCTTTTATGGCCGTCGCATGCTGCGCAAAATGAAGAACGTCAGCGGCCAGATGTACAGCAGTGGCAAGGGATACAAGCGGCGGGCGGTGATGCGCTTTGCCCGACGCATCCTACAGCTGCGCAGGGACAATATGCCACTGGAGATGCGAACAGTGGAACCGCCGGCGGAGTATCTGGAGGAGACAATCGAGGGCAGTGACCGGGTGCCGCCCGATGCCCTCTACATGCTGCAGAGCATCCGTATCTTTGGGCATTTCGAGAAGCCCGTTTTCCTGCGCCTGTGCAAGCACACCCAGCTCCTGCAGTTGATGGCCGGCGACTATCTGTTCAAGATCACCGATCCGGATGACAGTGTCTACATCGTCCAATCTGGCATGATCAATGTGTATATCTCGAATGCCGATGGCAGCACCCTGTCCCTGAAGACGGTGCGCAAGGGCGAGTCTGTGACGTCGCTGCTCAGTTTCATCGATGTGCTGTCGGGGAATCCCAGCTACTACAAGACGGTCACCGCCAAGGCCATTGAAAAGTCGGTGGTTATACGATTGCCCATGCAG GCCTTCGAGGAGGTGTTCCAGGACAATCCAGACGTCATGATTCGCGTCATCCAGGTCATCATGATCCGGCTGCAGCGCGTCCTATTCACCGCCCTGCGTAACTACCTTGGCCTAAACGCCGAGCTGGTCCAAAATCATATGCGCTACAAGAGCAATGCCATGATGTCCGGTACTATCATCAACTCGCAGTCATCGCAATCATCGCGTCAAACAGCCGCCAATGTTGCCTCAGCCATCCCGCCCAGTCAATTGTCAGTGCCACCAACGACGACGGCGACCCCAGCAACTCGGGAAGCCGGAGCAGGTGTTGGTCGAGCTCACCACTCCTCGTCGCGGCATTCCCGCGAGGAGCACACACTATCCGATCCAAATCCCAATCCGGAAGCTGACCAACAGACCGGAGCCAGCCAGATATTCAGTGAACTGCATGGCGAGGCCTCCAGTGCGGATGTGTttcatcagcatcagcagcagtcCGTGGGAAATCTGTCCACGCGTCGTGGTTCCATCACCCAGGCGGGCCCAGCTTCGCCGCTTGAAGGGGTCCACTCAGcgcagtcccagcagcagcagcagccggcgccaacgccaCAATCCCCTTCGATAGACCTGCGACTAGTGCAATCCTCGGCCGTGGAGAGCCTGCGAAGGGAACTGGGCCTGCCAGAGGAGGATGCCCACATCATAGAGCCATTTGTGGAGGTCCGTGAACTGGAACCGAATGTCACCCTCATCACCGAGGGCAATGCGGACGATGTGTGCATTTGGTTTGTGATGACTGGAACCTTGGCGGTTTACCAGGGCAACCAGGATGCCACAAGGGCCAAGCCTGATAAGAGCGATATGCTGATACATTTCGTGCATCCCGGCGAGATTGTGGGCGGTTTGGCCATGCTCACGGGCGAGGCGAGTGCCTATACGATTCGATCGAGGAACAACAGCAGGATAGCCTTTATCCGGCGAGCGGCCATCTATCA AATCATGCGACAGCGACCACGAATCGTTTTGGATCTGGGCAATGGCGTGGTTCGTCGCCTGTCGCCACTGGTGCGGCAATGTGATTACGCTTTGGACTGGATCTTCCTGGAGTCGGGACGTGCCGTTTATCGGCAAGACGAGAGCAGCGACAGTACCTACATTGTGTTGAGCGGACGCATGCGATCGGTGATCACGCATTCCAGCGGGAAAAAGGAAATCGTGGGCGAATACGGCAAGGGTGACCTTGTGGGCATCGTTGAAATGATCACCGAAACGTCACGCACCACGACGGTGATGGCTGTGCGCGACTCGGAACTGGCCAAGCTGCCCGAGGGCCTGTTCAATGCCATTAAGCTGCGCTATCCGATTGTGGTTACCCGGTTGATTAGCTTCCTTAGCCATCGCTTCCTCGGCTCGATGCAGACGCGCTCGGGCAGCGGGGCGCCGGGCGCGCCCGTTGAGGCGAATCCTGTCACGCACAAGTACTCAACGGTGGCCCTGGTGCCCATCACCGACGAGGTGCCGATGACAACCTTTACCTACGAGCTCTATCATTCGCTCTGTGCCATAG GTCCCGTTCTCCGGCTCACCTCGGACGTGGTGCGCAAGCAGCTCGGCCCGAACATCTTTGAGGCGGCTAACGAGTACCGGATGACCTCGTGGCTGGCCCAGCAGGAGGATCGCAACATTATAACGCTTTATCAATGCGATAATTCGCTTAGCGCCTGGACGCAACGCTGCATGAGGCAGGCGGATGTCATTCTGATTGTCGGCCTCGGTGATCGTTCGCATTTGGTGGGGAAATTTGAGCGCGAAATCGATCGACTGGCGATGCGAACGCAGAAGGAGCTGGTCCTGCTCTATCCGGAGACGACCAATGCCAAGCCAGCGAATACGCTGAGCTGGCTGAACGCGAGACCCTGGGTGACCAAGCACCATCATGTGCAGTGCGTGAAGCGCATCTTTACGCGCAAAAGTCAATATCGCATT AATGATCTCTATAGTCGCGTTCTGCTCTCCGAGCCGAACATGCATTCCGACTTCTCGCGCTTGGCCCGCTGGCTAACGGGCAACTCGATTGGCTTGGTCCTGGGCGGTGGCGGAGCACGCGGTGCTGCCCATATTGGCATGCTGAAGGCCATCCAGGAGGCAGGAATACCCATCGATATGGTGGGCGGCGTGAGCATTGGAGCTCTGATGGGTGCCCTTTGGTGTTCCGAACGCAACACCACCATAGTCACGCAGAAGGCGCGGGAGTGGTCCAAG aaaatgacAAAATGGTTCCTACAACTGCTGGACCTCACTTACCCGATCACATCGATGTTCTCCGGTCGGGAATTCAACAAGACCATCCACGACACCTTCGGGGATGTGAGCATCGAAGACCTGTGGATACCCTACTTTACGCTGACCACCGACATCACGGCCAGTTGTCATCGCGTTCACACCAACG ttcaaaaatgcattaaatatGTCGCTTAA
- the sws gene encoding neuropathy target esterase sws isoform X1 translates to MDILEMLRASATGSYNTLFSDAWCVYVSQQIHATMYLFLFVLIPTFLLFAWCIYFKRIARVRLRDEIANSLSAVTSSGGDLRGLRFRKRDKMLFYGRRMLRKMKNVSGQMYSSGKGYKRRAVMRFARRILQLRRDNMPLEMRTVEPPAEYLEETIEGSDRVPPDALYMLQSIRIFGHFEKPVFLRLCKHTQLLQLMAGDYLFKITDPDDSVYIVQSGMINVYISNADGSTLSLKTVRKGESVTSLLSFIDVLSGNPSYYKTVTAKAIEKSVVIRLPMQAFEEVFQDNPDVMIRVIQVIMIRLQRVLFTALRNYLGLNAELVQNHMRYKSNAMMSGTIINSQSSQSSRQTAANVASAIPPSQLSVPPTTTATPATREAGAGVGRAHHSSSRHSREEHTLSDPNPNPEADQQTGASQIFSELHGEASSADVFHQHQQQSVGNLSTRRGSITQAGPASPLEGVHSAQSQQQQQPAPTPQSPSIDLRLVQSSAVESLRRELGLPEEDAHIIEPFVEVRELEPNVTLITEGNADDVCIWFVMTGTLAVYQGNQDATRAKPDKSDMLIHFVHPGEIVGGLAMLTGEASAYTIRSRNNSRIAFIRRAAIYQIMRQRPRIVLDLGNGVVRRLSPLVRQCDYALDWIFLESGRAVYRQDESSDSTYIVLSGRMRSVITHSSGKKEIVGEYGKGDLVGIVEMITETSRTTTVMAVRDSELAKLPEGLFNAIKLRYPIVVTRLISFLSHRFLGSMQTRSGSGAPGAPVEANPVTHKYSTVALVPITDEVPMTTFTYELYHSLCAIGPVLRLTSDVVRKQLGPNIFEAANEYRMTSWLAQQEDRNIITLYQCDNSLSAWTQRCMRQADVILIVGLGDRSHLVGKFEREIDRLAMRTQKELVLLYPETTNAKPANTLSWLNARPWVTKHHHVQCVKRIFTRKSQYRINDLYSRVLLSEPNMHSDFSRLARWLTGNSIGLVLGGGGARGAAHIGMLKAIQEAGIPIDMVGGVSIGALMGALWCSERNTTIVTQKAREWSKKMTKWFLQLLDLTYPITSMFSGREFNKTIHDTFGDVSIEDLWIPYFTLTTDITASCHRVHTNGHLWRYCRASMSIAGVFPPFCDYSDGHLLLDGCYTNNVPADVMHNLGAAHIIAIDVGSQDDTDLTNYGDDLSGWWLLYKKWNPFTSPVKVPDLPDIQSRLAYVSCVRQLEEVKNSDYCEYIRPPIDKYKTLAFGSFDEIRDVGYVFGKNYFENMAKAGRLGRFNQWFNKEPPKRGNHASLNEYTFIDLAQIVCRLPEVYAVNTGAEIFSEDEDCDGYISEPTTLNTDRRRIQVPRAGNSLCFSETEMDSDVEIDLKLDKTTIQSKEEAMRHHHHHHRYHRHRREEDEVVTTPEQTGQKQPSSTADLGECAAGLEQGEHHPLSKDEDKENRSRANNETKN, encoded by the exons ATGGATATCCTGGAGATGCTGCGCGCCAGCGCCACTGGCAGCTACAACACGCTCTTCTCGGACGCGTGGTGCGTATACGTTTCCCAGCAGATCCATGCAACG ATGTACCTGTTCTTGTTCGTGCTCATACCGACCTTCCTCCTGTTCGCCTGGTGCATATACTTCAAGCGAATCGCCCGCGTACGCCTGCGCGATGAGATTGCCAACTCGCTGAGCGCCGTCACCTCGTCCGGCGGGGACTTGCGCGGTCTACGCTTTCGGAAGCGTGACAAGATGCTCTTTTATGGCCGTCGCATGCTGCGCAAAATGAAGAACGTCAGCGGCCAGATGTACAGCAGTGGCAAGGGATACAAGCGGCGGGCGGTGATGCGCTTTGCCCGACGCATCCTACAGCTGCGCAGGGACAATATGCCACTGGAGATGCGAACAGTGGAACCGCCGGCGGAGTATCTGGAGGAGACAATCGAGGGCAGTGACCGGGTGCCGCCCGATGCCCTCTACATGCTGCAGAGCATCCGTATCTTTGGGCATTTCGAGAAGCCCGTTTTCCTGCGCCTGTGCAAGCACACCCAGCTCCTGCAGTTGATGGCCGGCGACTATCTGTTCAAGATCACCGATCCGGATGACAGTGTCTACATCGTCCAATCTGGCATGATCAATGTGTATATCTCGAATGCCGATGGCAGCACCCTGTCCCTGAAGACGGTGCGCAAGGGCGAGTCTGTGACGTCGCTGCTCAGTTTCATCGATGTGCTGTCGGGGAATCCCAGCTACTACAAGACGGTCACCGCCAAGGCCATTGAAAAGTCGGTGGTTATACGATTGCCCATGCAG GCCTTCGAGGAGGTGTTCCAGGACAATCCAGACGTCATGATTCGCGTCATCCAGGTCATCATGATCCGGCTGCAGCGCGTCCTATTCACCGCCCTGCGTAACTACCTTGGCCTAAACGCCGAGCTGGTCCAAAATCATATGCGCTACAAGAGCAATGCCATGATGTCCGGTACTATCATCAACTCGCAGTCATCGCAATCATCGCGTCAAACAGCCGCCAATGTTGCCTCAGCCATCCCGCCCAGTCAATTGTCAGTGCCACCAACGACGACGGCGACCCCAGCAACTCGGGAAGCCGGAGCAGGTGTTGGTCGAGCTCACCACTCCTCGTCGCGGCATTCCCGCGAGGAGCACACACTATCCGATCCAAATCCCAATCCGGAAGCTGACCAACAGACCGGAGCCAGCCAGATATTCAGTGAACTGCATGGCGAGGCCTCCAGTGCGGATGTGTttcatcagcatcagcagcagtcCGTGGGAAATCTGTCCACGCGTCGTGGTTCCATCACCCAGGCGGGCCCAGCTTCGCCGCTTGAAGGGGTCCACTCAGcgcagtcccagcagcagcagcagccggcgccaacgccaCAATCCCCTTCGATAGACCTGCGACTAGTGCAATCCTCGGCCGTGGAGAGCCTGCGAAGGGAACTGGGCCTGCCAGAGGAGGATGCCCACATCATAGAGCCATTTGTGGAGGTCCGTGAACTGGAACCGAATGTCACCCTCATCACCGAGGGCAATGCGGACGATGTGTGCATTTGGTTTGTGATGACTGGAACCTTGGCGGTTTACCAGGGCAACCAGGATGCCACAAGGGCCAAGCCTGATAAGAGCGATATGCTGATACATTTCGTGCATCCCGGCGAGATTGTGGGCGGTTTGGCCATGCTCACGGGCGAGGCGAGTGCCTATACGATTCGATCGAGGAACAACAGCAGGATAGCCTTTATCCGGCGAGCGGCCATCTATCA AATCATGCGACAGCGACCACGAATCGTTTTGGATCTGGGCAATGGCGTGGTTCGTCGCCTGTCGCCACTGGTGCGGCAATGTGATTACGCTTTGGACTGGATCTTCCTGGAGTCGGGACGTGCCGTTTATCGGCAAGACGAGAGCAGCGACAGTACCTACATTGTGTTGAGCGGACGCATGCGATCGGTGATCACGCATTCCAGCGGGAAAAAGGAAATCGTGGGCGAATACGGCAAGGGTGACCTTGTGGGCATCGTTGAAATGATCACCGAAACGTCACGCACCACGACGGTGATGGCTGTGCGCGACTCGGAACTGGCCAAGCTGCCCGAGGGCCTGTTCAATGCCATTAAGCTGCGCTATCCGATTGTGGTTACCCGGTTGATTAGCTTCCTTAGCCATCGCTTCCTCGGCTCGATGCAGACGCGCTCGGGCAGCGGGGCGCCGGGCGCGCCCGTTGAGGCGAATCCTGTCACGCACAAGTACTCAACGGTGGCCCTGGTGCCCATCACCGACGAGGTGCCGATGACAACCTTTACCTACGAGCTCTATCATTCGCTCTGTGCCATAG GTCCCGTTCTCCGGCTCACCTCGGACGTGGTGCGCAAGCAGCTCGGCCCGAACATCTTTGAGGCGGCTAACGAGTACCGGATGACCTCGTGGCTGGCCCAGCAGGAGGATCGCAACATTATAACGCTTTATCAATGCGATAATTCGCTTAGCGCCTGGACGCAACGCTGCATGAGGCAGGCGGATGTCATTCTGATTGTCGGCCTCGGTGATCGTTCGCATTTGGTGGGGAAATTTGAGCGCGAAATCGATCGACTGGCGATGCGAACGCAGAAGGAGCTGGTCCTGCTCTATCCGGAGACGACCAATGCCAAGCCAGCGAATACGCTGAGCTGGCTGAACGCGAGACCCTGGGTGACCAAGCACCATCATGTGCAGTGCGTGAAGCGCATCTTTACGCGCAAAAGTCAATATCGCATT AATGATCTCTATAGTCGCGTTCTGCTCTCCGAGCCGAACATGCATTCCGACTTCTCGCGCTTGGCCCGCTGGCTAACGGGCAACTCGATTGGCTTGGTCCTGGGCGGTGGCGGAGCACGCGGTGCTGCCCATATTGGCATGCTGAAGGCCATCCAGGAGGCAGGAATACCCATCGATATGGTGGGCGGCGTGAGCATTGGAGCTCTGATGGGTGCCCTTTGGTGTTCCGAACGCAACACCACCATAGTCACGCAGAAGGCGCGGGAGTGGTCCAAG aaaatgacAAAATGGTTCCTACAACTGCTGGACCTCACTTACCCGATCACATCGATGTTCTCCGGTCGGGAATTCAACAAGACCATCCACGACACCTTCGGGGATGTGAGCATCGAAGACCTGTGGATACCCTACTTTACGCTGACCACCGACATCACGGCCAGTTGTCATCGCGTTCACACCAACG gCCACCTGTGGCGTTACTGCCGCGCCAGCATGTCGATTGCCGGCGTATTTCCGCCATTTTGTGATTATAGCGACGGTCACCTGCTGCTCGACGGCTGCTACACCAACAACGTTCCAG CCGATGTGATGCACAACCTGGGCGCCGCTCACATCATAGCCATCGATGTGGGCTCCCAGGATGACACCGATCTGACCAACTACGGCGACGACCTAAGCGGCTGGTGGCTGCTCTACAAGAAGTGGAATCCCTTCACATCGCCCGTCAAGGTGCCCGATCTGCCGGACATACAATCCCGGCTAGCCTACGTCTCCTGTGTCCGCCAGCTGGAG GAAGTGAAAAATTCGGACTATTGCGAGTACATCCGACCGCCGATTGATAAGTACAAGACCCTGGCCTTTGGCAGCTTCGATGAGATCCGGGACGTGGGCTATGTGTTCGGCAAGAATTACTTTGAGAACATGGCCAAGGCGGGGCGTCTGGGCCGGTTCAATCAGTGGTTCAACAAGGAGCCACCGAAGCGTGGAAACCATGCCTCCCTCAACGAGTACACCTTCATCGATCTGGCGCAGATCGTGTGCCGACTGCCGGAGGTGTATGCGGTCAACACCGGGGCGGAGATCTTTAGCGAGGACGAAGACTGTGATGGCTATATCTCGGAGCCGACAACGCTGAATACG GATCGTCGACGCATCCAGGTGCCGCGTGCCGGCAATTCGTTGTGCTTCTCCGAGACTGAAATGGACTCCGATGTGGAGATCGATTTGAAGCTAGACAAGACCACGATTCAGAGCAAGGAAGAGGCTATgcgacatcatcatcatcatcatcggtaTCATAGGCACAGGCGGGAGGAGGACGAGGTGGTGACGACACCAGAGCAAACGGGACAGAAGCAGCCGAGCAGCACAGCGGATCTTGGCGAGTGTGCTGCTGGCTTGGAGCAGGGAGAGCATCATCCCCTGAGCAAGGACGAGGACAAGGAGAATCGGAGCAGGGCGAATAATGAAACCAAAAACTAG